A stretch of the Teredinibacter haidensis genome encodes the following:
- the tnpB gene encoding IS66 family insertion sequence element accessory protein TnpB, whose translation MQNSLPNFHSLTVLYITDSVFCMIRWAEDCPIYLHRDPVDFRKAINGLAVIVSEELALDVYDKALFVFRDQLKKLC comes from the coding sequence TTGCAAAATTCACTGCCCAACTTCCATTCCCTTACCGTCCTTTATATCACTGATTCAGTCTTTTGCATGATTCGTTGGGCTGAAGATTGTCCGATCTATCTGCATCGAGATCCGGTAGACTTCCGTAAAGCGATAAATGGTTTAGCGGTAATTGTTAGCGAAGAGCTGGCGTTGGACGTTTACGATAAAGCCTTGTTCGTATTCCGCGACCAACTCAAAAAGTTGTGCTGA
- a CDS encoding DUF637 domain-containing protein: MSFSLLRMHYVIPKPEDGTELSQDEILDALGAEEGLGWINTLRCKPEVTQGECAYDNVEWSGVELAFEEWDYQHQGLTEGAAALLSIAVAIATNGMGGELIGALTSTTTSAATTAISTGQYMLTQSLNAGITTLANQASMTLFSTGFDIGETLNELGSSENVHQLLDSMLTAAVVPQNDVSFFDGDDLGFWQQTANALVDATVDAGLTAIVQGAVYGYTDEEYLASFQRAVAANSIRYLGEQLATGIGDAAETGNWELGYQLMAHAAAGCLGGALSADNNDADGENGCASGTMGSVIGEMMGKLKTISISNDKESLETEAAIHEFYLGLDELVKQGADITKLSAAVSAFVFGLDPSIASDYASIAYIFNATSKLHRAARSNQSRAISYEDAVEKAIQTSHSIRANGEGDFVSGENIGAPIILNEPWFIGDYYYSYPDGLEWDGAGAGYCAGVGTGVPGYWVSAVSEGTVALVVNVADGNSFNASSYALSIAGPDWLNLPQYFSQPIYATFEATGETYKYQVNQYGNVTCEVYSGSSFSCH; this comes from the coding sequence ATGTCTTTTAGCTTATTGCGCATGCATTATGTTATCCCGAAACCTGAAGACGGTACTGAACTAAGCCAGGACGAAATACTTGATGCACTTGGTGCGGAGGAGGGGCTTGGCTGGATAAATACGTTGCGTTGTAAGCCTGAGGTAACTCAAGGTGAGTGCGCCTACGATAATGTTGAATGGTCTGGTGTTGAACTGGCTTTTGAGGAGTGGGATTATCAACACCAGGGGCTTACAGAAGGCGCCGCAGCACTGCTTTCAATAGCCGTTGCCATAGCCACAAATGGCATGGGCGGGGAACTCATCGGGGCGCTTACATCTACTACTACTTCAGCAGCAACTACCGCTATAAGCACCGGGCAGTATATGCTTACGCAGTCGCTGAATGCAGGTATCACCACGCTGGCCAACCAAGCTTCAATGACTCTTTTTTCTACCGGCTTTGATATTGGTGAAACTTTAAACGAGCTTGGTTCCTCTGAAAACGTTCATCAGTTGTTGGATTCCATGCTTACGGCGGCGGTGGTGCCTCAGAATGATGTCTCGTTCTTTGATGGTGACGATCTCGGTTTTTGGCAGCAGACGGCTAATGCTTTGGTTGATGCGACGGTTGATGCGGGGTTGACTGCGATTGTTCAGGGTGCGGTGTATGGGTATACGGATGAGGAGTATTTGGCGTCGTTTCAGCGTGCGGTTGCGGCGAACAGTATTCGTTACCTTGGAGAGCAGCTTGCTACTGGAATTGGGGATGCGGCAGAAACCGGGAACTGGGAGTTAGGCTACCAGTTGATGGCTCACGCTGCTGCGGGTTGTTTGGGCGGGGCGCTTAGTGCGGATAATAACGATGCGGATGGTGAAAATGGTTGTGCCAGTGGTACTATGGGGTCGGTTATTGGGGAGATGATGGGGAAATTAAAAACCATCTCAATATCTAATGATAAAGAAAGCTTAGAAACTGAAGCCGCAATTCATGAATTCTACCTTGGTTTAGACGAGTTAGTAAAACAAGGGGCAGACATAACAAAACTAAGTGCTGCTGTTTCTGCATTCGTGTTTGGGCTTGATCCGAGTATTGCATCTGATTATGCGAGTATCGCTTATATATTTAATGCTACCTCCAAGTTACATAGGGCGGCTAGATCAAATCAAAGTCGAGCTATATCCTATGAAGATGCCGTTGAAAAAGCCATACAGACGAGTCATTCAATCCGGGCTAATGGTGAAGGTGATTTTGTTAGTGGTGAAAATATTGGAGCACCTATTATTCTTAACGAGCCTTGGTTTATCGGTGACTATTATTATAGCTATCCTGATGGCCTTGAATGGGATGGCGCTGGAGCTGGATATTGCGCTGGAGTCGGGACGGGGGTACCAGGCTATTGGGTTAGTGCTGTTTCTGAAGGGACTGTTGCTTTGGTAGTAAATGTGGCTGATGGCAATAGTTTCAATGCTAGTAGTTATGCGCTTTCAATTGCTGGACCAGACTGGCTTAATCTGCCTCAATATTTCTCTCAGCCTATATACGCGACTTTTGAGGCAACAGGTGAAACATATAAATATCAAGTTAATCAATACGGGAATGTTACATGCGAAGTATATTCTGGTTCTTCTTTCTCTTGTCATTAG
- a CDS encoding ketoacyl-ACP synthase III yields MINQKGNSWLSGAGAYLPQTVVSSEELMREAKSDAVGVRFDFLERCTGIKERRVAPPKETYATLAYKASQKAIADANIESTDIDGVIYCGIDTEYPEPSTAHEIQAMLGAHNAACLDISNACLGLLNGLSIADLYIGSGAAENILICTGEKPSVVTYDVIKQLATNRSKENLRRLLGAFTVGDAGGAFVITKSGGGPKLDVMRFKTNSVHANLCYAKQQDGYIEFEMNMETISRAMIDEHQKMMPGTYASLGWHPENIGALYCHQVGARPHRKMTQMANVPIDKAPITYDYYGNLTSATFAVNYDANRPKTNEKILFLGAGSGLSICQIGLDFSAVPCTN; encoded by the coding sequence ATGATTAATCAAAAAGGTAATTCATGGCTTTCAGGGGCAGGCGCATACCTGCCCCAAACCGTCGTATCTTCAGAAGAGTTAATGCGTGAAGCTAAATCGGATGCCGTTGGTGTGCGCTTTGACTTCCTCGAGAGATGCACCGGAATAAAAGAGCGGCGCGTAGCCCCCCCGAAGGAAACGTACGCCACCCTGGCTTATAAGGCTTCGCAAAAAGCAATTGCGGATGCGAATATAGAATCCACCGATATCGACGGTGTTATCTATTGCGGGATTGATACGGAGTATCCAGAGCCGTCTACCGCCCATGAAATACAGGCTATGTTAGGCGCGCACAACGCAGCATGCCTGGATATATCCAATGCCTGCCTTGGCTTGCTCAATGGATTATCCATAGCAGACTTGTATATCGGAAGCGGCGCAGCCGAAAACATCCTCATTTGTACGGGAGAAAAGCCCAGCGTAGTAACCTATGATGTTATTAAGCAGTTAGCGACTAATAGGTCCAAGGAAAACCTGCGTCGCCTCCTGGGTGCATTTACTGTCGGTGATGCTGGTGGAGCTTTCGTGATCACCAAGTCTGGCGGCGGACCCAAACTAGATGTCATGCGATTCAAAACTAACTCCGTACATGCCAATCTGTGTTATGCCAAACAGCAAGACGGCTACATTGAATTTGAAATGAACATGGAAACTATCAGCAGGGCAATGATCGACGAGCATCAAAAGATGATGCCCGGCACCTATGCGTCGCTTGGATGGCACCCCGAGAATATAGGTGCGCTCTACTGCCATCAGGTTGGTGCGAGGCCCCACAGGAAAATGACGCAGATGGCTAACGTGCCAATTGATAAGGCGCCTATCACCTATGACTATTATGGTAATTTGACTAGTGCTACATTTGCGGTAAACTACGATGCAAATAGACCAAAAACGAATGAAAAAATACTGTTTTTGGGAGCCGGAAGCGGATTAAGCATCTGTCAGATAGGACTTGATTTCAGTGCAGTACCTTGTACTAATTAG
- a CDS encoding transposase has translation MKHLLSKRFGSSSEKSSPDQLGLFDEAECEESGRTTVKSHSGTHTPGVSIPDNLPREEIVHDLP, from the coding sequence ATCAAACACCTTCTCAGTAAACGTTTTGGTTCTTCCAGTGAAAAATCGTCACCTGACCAGCTAGGCCTGTTTGATGAAGCCGAATGCGAAGAATCTGGCAGGACAACAGTTAAAAGCCATTCCGGTACCCACACGCCGGGTGTCAGCATCCCCGACAATCTCCCTCGTGAAGAAATTGTTCACGATCTACCCTAA
- a CDS encoding helix-turn-helix domain-containing protein translates to MNICELGVFRVANNQGDGLTALIIYYAFALIAAYSTLALTLTNTTIKTKWWLYPLGTVFLFVEAVLLTPGAAIAGAQSIGYSITRISGPFYIVIQLGLLVPLVTMVCVLGFTILTSKQRSARTLAKTYMFAFAPMATIAILVVLLMALGFKINASGFISVTVCLTIWILFFTSTEKNQYVFLSFIPKTRENKSVYTIATNLACPENGLKQALLELESRIIEETLAKTSGNITHASEILGIARSTLSQKVAKLGLGGNA, encoded by the coding sequence ATGAATATTTGCGAACTGGGTGTTTTTCGTGTTGCAAACAATCAAGGCGACGGGCTTACAGCACTCATTATTTATTATGCATTTGCCCTGATTGCCGCGTACTCTACCCTAGCGCTGACGCTGACCAATACAACAATAAAAACCAAGTGGTGGCTATATCCTTTGGGCACTGTTTTTCTGTTTGTCGAAGCCGTATTACTAACTCCCGGTGCTGCTATTGCCGGGGCTCAAAGTATAGGCTATTCCATTACACGCATTTCAGGCCCTTTTTATATTGTTATTCAGCTGGGATTACTAGTACCCCTAGTCACTATGGTCTGTGTTTTAGGGTTTACGATATTAACTAGCAAACAGCGTAGCGCTAGAACTCTTGCTAAAACCTATATGTTTGCTTTCGCCCCAATGGCAACAATTGCAATTTTAGTTGTATTGTTAATGGCCTTGGGTTTTAAAATAAATGCCTCTGGTTTTATTTCTGTCACCGTATGTTTAACCATCTGGATCCTTTTTTTTACAAGCACAGAGAAAAACCAATATGTGTTCTTGAGCTTTATCCCAAAAACACGTGAGAACAAATCTGTTTACACAATAGCGACTAACTTAGCCTGTCCAGAAAACGGTTTAAAGCAGGCTCTCCTGGAGCTGGAATCACGAATTATTGAAGAAACCCTGGCCAAAACATCTGGCAATATCACCCACGCATCAGAAATACTGGGCATTGCTCGAAGTACTCTTAGTCAGAAAGTCGCTAAGTTGGGGCTTGGCGGGAACGCATAA
- a CDS encoding IS110 family transposase: MKRQLLEAHDEFFRITDHCDQIKQELIEVVRSNPLCQRLITLPGIGIIIATALYSAIGNAGQFSYPRELPVWLGVTPKQFSSGDKSVNGSITKRGNRYLRKQLIHGARSVLYRSKLKTDKLSVWVNNLVERRGVNKAAVALANRLARLIWVILQRGVDYKIIPA, translated from the coding sequence ATGAAGCGACAGCTATTAGAAGCGCATGATGAATTTTTTCGCATTACAGATCACTGCGACCAAATCAAACAGGAACTCATTGAAGTTGTTCGTTCAAACCCGCTATGCCAACGACTTATAACATTACCGGGGATTGGTATTATTATTGCAACCGCACTGTATTCGGCCATTGGAAATGCAGGCCAATTTTCCTATCCTCGTGAACTTCCTGTTTGGTTGGGCGTTACACCAAAACAATTTTCTAGCGGTGATAAATCCGTTAACGGAAGTATCACTAAGCGCGGGAATCGTTATTTACGCAAGCAGCTGATTCATGGTGCGCGATCCGTATTGTATCGATCAAAACTCAAAACGGACAAACTCTCCGTTTGGGTAAATAACCTCGTTGAGCGTCGTGGCGTCAATAAAGCCGCCGTGGCTTTAGCTAACCGTTTAGCACGACTGATTTGGGTCATACTGCAACGGGGTGTAGATTATAAAATTATTCCTGCGTAG
- a CDS encoding IS66 family transposase: protein MPLYRQSEIFKRIGIELGRTNMADWMVKCGELVQPLINLLIDHPHKQPCLHVDGTTLQVLDEPGKTAQRKSYMWVMGNTGHRRSCVFRYSQSAGPSKPAQSRQHWHYG, encoded by the coding sequence TTGCCCCTATATCGTCAGAGTGAGATATTCAAGCGTATCGGTATTGAACTAGGTCGAACCAATATGGCCGACTGGATGGTGAAGTGTGGTGAACTAGTGCAGCCACTAATTAATCTACTGATTGATCATCCACATAAACAGCCATGCCTGCACGTGGATGGAACAACCTTACAAGTGTTAGACGAGCCCGGCAAAACGGCACAGAGAAAAAGTTATATGTGGGTTATGGGCAATACCGGTCATCGGCGATCATGTGTGTTCCGATACTCGCAGTCAGCAGGCCCCTCTAAACCTGCTCAGTCAAGACAACACTGGCATTACGGCTGA
- a CDS encoding transposase domain-containing protein, translating into MFSKIQAGAKASENLYSLIETAKANDLNTYDYLQHIFKDLPNAQNIEQVEALLPWNIELGNF; encoded by the coding sequence ATGTTTAGCAAAATCCAGGCTGGCGCGAAGGCAAGTGAAAATCTGTACAGTTTGATTGAAACTGCCAAAGCTAACGACCTGAATACGTACGACTACTTGCAGCACATTTTTAAAGATCTGCCCAACGCACAAAATATTGAGCAGGTTGAAGCACTGTTACCTTGGAATATTGAGCTCGGCAATTTCTAA